The sequence AGGACATCTCGTCGAGGAACTGCTCGGCCCAGGCCGTCAGATCAGGTGTCAGGGCGCCGTGGTCCCTGGGCGCGGTGTCGGGTCGCAGGCGCTCGACCGCCACGTCCGACAACAGCTCCTGCAGGTCTCCCCATCGGCGGTAGATCGTCGAGGGGGTCACGCCCGCGCGTTGGGCGATCATAGGTACGGTCAGGGCGTCCCGGCCCACTTCCGAGACGAGTTCGCGTACGGCGGTGTGCACCGAGGCCTGGACCCGGGCGCTGCGCCCGCCGGGGCGCACCATCTGCCTGCTCATGGAACCCCACCTTAATGCAAATTCGTTGCGTCTAGCGATCCGTCCACCTCCGCGTGACCCACTGGCCGGGCCGGTCGCCCGTCTGCGGGGCGAGATCTGCGGTGCGGTCTGTCCGCTCCATGACTTTGGTGCCGTCACTGCTCGGGCACTCTTGGGAGCCGAGGCGGAGCCGGGCGGCGTCTTCGGCCCGGCCGGAGTGATGCGGCCGCATTCCCGTCATTCGTTCACGCCGCGCGCGCGAGGTCACGGGCGGGCTGGGTCTGCTCGTAGGCGTGGCCGACCCGCAGGAGCACGCTCTCGCCGAAGGGCATTCCGAGGAGTTGCATGCCGATCGGCAGGCCGGCCGCGTCGTGACCGACCGGCAGGGACAGGGACGGCACTCCGGTGATGTTGGCGGGGGACGACAGGCGCACATAGGCGTCGGAGACGCCCTCGATGGTGCCGTCGGCCCAGGTGATGGTGTCCTGGCCGGCTTCGACGGCGGTCGCGGGGACGGTGGGTGCGGCGATCACGTCGACCTCCTGCAGCATGCGGGCCCATTCCTGCCGCATGAGGGCGCGGGAGCGCTGGGCGCGAAGGTAGTCACCGGCGGGCATCAGTTCGCCGGCCTCGAGGAGGATGCGGACGTCGTCCTGGTAGAGCTCGGGGACCGTGCGCAGGGTGCCCTGATGGTAGGCGGTGGCCTCGGGCACCATCAGGCCCCACTGGGTGGCCTGGATGTAGCGGGCCATGGGAACCTCGACCTCGACGAGGCGTGCGCCGAGGGCCTGGAGGCGGTCGATGGCACGTCGGACGGCGGCTT comes from Streptomyces sp. FXJ1.172 and encodes:
- a CDS encoding TetR/AcrR family transcriptional regulator, whose amino-acid sequence is MSRQMVRPGGRSARVQASVHTAVRELVSEVGRDALTVPMIAQRAGVTPSTIYRRWGDLQELLSDVAVERLRPDTAPRDHGALTPDLTAWAEQFLDEMSSPAGRAYIRDALLGDPDGGNAGQCSAYAAEQIDIILTRATERGEETPGVETVMDRVVSPLMYRILFRPDGLDAAYARGLVAGILGPTGR